A window from uncultured Desulfovibrio sp. encodes these proteins:
- a CDS encoding AlpA family phage regulatory protein, producing the protein MKQHQPSIPAHGLLRLPQVLNMIPISKSAWWEGCRTGRYPKPVKLGPRTTVWRAEDIAVFIESLGRQGENHE; encoded by the coding sequence ATGAAACAGCATCAACCGTCCATCCCCGCTCACGGCCTTTTGCGTCTTCCTCAGGTTCTCAACATGATTCCCATAAGCAAGAGCGCATGGTGGGAAGGGTGTCGCACCGGACGTTATCCCAAACCCGTGAAGCTCGGTCCCAGAACAACAGTCTGGCGGGCGGAGGACATTGCCGTATTTATCGAAAGCCTTGGCCGTCAGGGAGAGAATCATGAATAA